The genomic window AAGAAAGCCCAAAGCCAAGAAACGATAACCCCATTGAAAGGTTTTAACAGAACGAATATTTTGCCAACGTTTTCCAGTCCAATACCAGGTTAAGGGGAGTTGACTATCCACAATGGTAATAGCTTGCTTATCTATATTAGCTGTAAAAATATGACGACAAAAATTACAAGAAAACGCTTCCATTAACGGCAGCGTCGCAATTTCTCCATGACGACAGACGGGACAATAATAAGCACCATAATAATTTAATACAGTTGATGAAGGACGAGAGTATAACATAGACAAACGAAATAAAATTAAGCCAAATTAGGAGGAATATTATTGGTTTTTGGAGAGGTTAACTGCAAACGACGTAATTGTTCTTGAATAATCGTTTGCAGTTTAGTACGGGAAATTTCAACTTGTTGCTCTTTATTGCCAGGGAATTCCTGAACAATCAGACTATCAATGGACTTTACAGCAAATAGTTCAAATAATAAATGAGTGACAGGAATACTAATAATGCGAATTTCAGGATTCATCATGCCTTGAAATGTTTCCGCATCTTTTTTCGTGGAAAAGGCATAAATTACCCGTTTTTCTTCCTTGGGATTGTTACGATTGCTTAAGGTTGTCACCAACCAAGACCCATTTTTGCCGTGCAACACATAGTATTTTTCGTGTTTTAGTTGACTAGCCAACACTTTCAGAGTTGGGGCAACAGCTTTTTTCATCACAGCTATGGGAACGCCATGTTGAGGGGCTTCATTAATGAGAATTTCTAATTGTTCGTCTAAATACATCACTATTTCCAGAACTATCTGTTTCCATCTTAAGCAAATAAAATAATCAATTATGATTCGGGATTACCTTTGGAGACATTATCAGCGATCGCTTTAAGAATACAATTGACCATTTCTGGAACTTTAACCAATTCTTCCGCTAAAGCCATTTGTTCTTCAGGGGCTAGATTATTAATCTGTTTCAAAATATCAACGATACTTGATTCTGATGGTAGCGTATCTTGTCTCCTATCGCCCCCTGAGTCTATCTTTTCTTTATCAAATGATAGATGAGATTCTTCATTTCTAGAAAGTTCATCAGTTAACACTAAAGAATCTTTCCAATCGAAAGCCCTCGCCTTTTGTTCTTGAAGATCGGTCGCTACAAGGGTTTCAAACAAGGGAGATTCAATTTGATTAGATTCAGGTGGGGTTAAAGAACTCTCTTCCAATCTGTCTTGAGGATCATCCAACTCAGACAATAAAGCAACCAAGGGATCTGACGTATCATCAGCCTCTTTTAACAAGGGTTGAGGTAAGTTTAAAGCTTCTTCCCAGGGAAGTTTTGTTTTAGCTTCTTGATCACTTCTATGGTCGAGATTAACTTTACGACAAGCCATCCCTGGAGGGAGTCCCCGTAAATGCCAACGATACATCTGAGCTAGGTTATCTTCGTCTCCTTGCCATTGTAAAGCAATAGTATCTCTAACCTCTACTGGAATCAAAGCCCTTAATTCTGAAAGAGATTTATGAGTCCATTGATCTTCTTTAACTGCCAGGTGACTATAATCTTCATCTGTGGCTTTTTCTCCCTTTTCAACTAAACGAATGATGGCAGAGTCCAGAGAAGGGGTCAGGGTTGCAGATTGAGGCTTATGGGCTTTTTCTCTTCCCAAAGCATCACTAAGACATCGTTTGGCCGCTGATCTAGCCGGTCTATTTTGTTCAGGAGAAATCCATTCTAAGGAAATTTTTTCAAAACTTCTGATTAATTTAATGGCGATACGGTACAGTTTGATTAACCTTTCTTGAGTGACTGGGGTTAGGCCATTAACTTGATTGAAAATGAGGTCACTATCTCCTTTAATCGCTAAGGTATTTAAACCTAATTTTTGGGCTTTTTTTAAGCCAATAATCAGGGCTGTGTATTCTGCTTCGTCTTTATGATTAACAGACACCAATTGACTGACCGTGTATCGTCGTCCATTAGGCATTAAAAGAATAGCCGCAGCGACTCCTTGCAGTAAATCACATTGAAATTCCCCATCAAACAGCATGATTGGTATATCTTTAGGGATGATAGGTTTTTGGGGATTATTGGACATTGTCAATCTATGATAATGGGGAGATCAGACAAATTACAAAGATCACTTTTCAAAAGGGAATAGATAATGCTTGATTGGATATTGATAAGCTTATTTTACGAGAATTAGCAGGGAGTGTAAAATTTTGTAGCAATCTCCTCACTCTCTGTTGAATGAATGAGTATAAGTAAGCAATTAAAGATTTAATAAGCTCTTAAGTTTTGATTGACTCTAAAAAAATTTAAAATAGTCTCCTTTGCTTCCTGCTCCCTTGCAGCCCAAACAAGCGACTTTGGTTATTGCTTTGAGGCAGGAGTGAGGTGTACCTCATGAGTCCGAAAAATGTTACAGGAAAGATCCCCTATTAGATAAACTTAGGGAATCTTATCGGAGTCATGAAATTAGTATCCATATTCATCAACTTGAGGCGGTTGAATGCCATAATTAGGCTGGCGTGGTCTTTGATTGTTTTGGGTCGGGTAATTGGAATTACCATTATTATAACTATTGGGAAATTGAGTAGAAGAGGGATAGGTTGGAATTGGTGCCGGCGCTCTACCATCACCATAAGGTTGACTATAGGGTTGAGGAGAAGAATAGGTATAGGGGTTTTGAGTAGAAGCGGAATTGTTCCTAGGTTGAGTTACAGAGATAGGATAATTAGGTCGTGTAGGTTTATTGGTCGACTGTCTATTCTCTTGAGGAGATAGATTAGACGGATTAATAGAGGAGGAATTCTCAGAAAATACTTCTTCCATAGCGTTCTTTAGAGCATTTTCTTGGGGTATTCTTCCCTGATCGATTTGACTATCAGGTAGTTTAATGGGTTTACCAGAATCTTTGGAAGGAGTGAGGGGGGGAAACAAAGAATCTAAATTCTTAACATTAGGCATCAGTGGTTGAAAATCAATGGAGGGGTTAGATTGATTAAGATTTGGATTGTTCCCATCTGCATTATTGCCGTTATTATCAAAAATTGGTTGTTCTCCTTGGGCAGAGGGGAA from Crocosphaera subtropica ATCC 51142 includes these protein-coding regions:
- a CDS encoding reverse transcriptase-like protein; protein product: MSNNPQKPIIPKDIPIMLFDGEFQCDLLQGVAAAILLMPNGRRYTVSQLVSVNHKDEAEYTALIIGLKKAQKLGLNTLAIKGDSDLIFNQVNGLTPVTQERLIKLYRIAIKLIRSFEKISLEWISPEQNRPARSAAKRCLSDALGREKAHKPQSATLTPSLDSAIIRLVEKGEKATDEDYSHLAVKEDQWTHKSLSELRALIPVEVRDTIALQWQGDEDNLAQMYRWHLRGLPPGMACRKVNLDHRSDQEAKTKLPWEEALNLPQPLLKEADDTSDPLVALLSELDDPQDRLEESSLTPPESNQIESPLFETLVATDLQEQKARAFDWKDSLVLTDELSRNEESHLSFDKEKIDSGGDRRQDTLPSESSIVDILKQINNLAPEEQMALAEELVKVPEMVNCILKAIADNVSKGNPES